A section of the Pseudomonas lini genome encodes:
- the speB gene encoding agmatinase, whose amino-acid sequence MDKILHQPLGGNEMPRFGGIATMLRLPHLPSAAGLDAAFIGIPLDIGTSLRPGTRFGPREIRAESVMIRPYNMATGAAPFDSLSVADIGDVAINTFNLLDAVRIIEEAYDNILEHDVIPLTLGGDHTITLPILRAIHKKHGKVGLVHIDAHADVNDHMFGEKIAHGTTFRRAVEEGLLDCDRVVQIGLRAQGYTADDFNWSRNQGFRVVQAEECWHKSLAPLMAEVREKVGGGPVYLSFDIDGIDPAWAPGTGTPEIGGLTTIQAIEIVRGCQGLDLVGCDLVEVSPAYDTTGNTSLLGANLLYEMLCVLPGVVHR is encoded by the coding sequence GTGGACAAGATTCTTCACCAACCACTGGGCGGCAACGAAATGCCGCGCTTCGGCGGCATCGCCACCATGCTGCGACTCCCCCATTTGCCATCCGCTGCCGGCCTGGACGCTGCCTTTATCGGCATCCCGCTGGACATCGGCACTTCCCTGCGCCCCGGCACCCGTTTCGGGCCACGTGAAATCCGCGCTGAATCGGTGATGATCCGCCCGTACAACATGGCCACCGGCGCCGCGCCGTTCGATTCGCTGTCGGTTGCCGACATCGGTGACGTGGCGATCAACACGTTCAACCTGCTGGACGCCGTGCGAATCATCGAAGAGGCCTACGACAATATCCTCGAACACGATGTGATCCCCCTGACCCTTGGCGGCGATCACACCATCACCCTGCCGATCCTGCGTGCCATCCATAAAAAGCACGGCAAGGTCGGCCTGGTGCACATCGACGCTCACGCCGATGTGAACGATCACATGTTCGGCGAGAAGATCGCCCACGGCACCACCTTCCGTCGCGCTGTAGAAGAAGGCCTTCTGGATTGCGACCGCGTGGTGCAAATTGGCCTGCGCGCCCAGGGTTACACCGCTGATGACTTCAACTGGAGCCGCAATCAAGGCTTCCGTGTGGTTCAGGCTGAAGAATGCTGGCACAAATCCCTGGCACCGCTGATGGCCGAAGTTCGCGAGAAAGTCGGCGGCGGTCCGGTGTACCTGAGTTTCGATATCGACGGTATCGACCCGGCCTGGGCACCCGGCACTGGCACCCCGGAAATCGGCGGTCTGACGACCATTCAGGCGATCGAAATCGTGCGCGGCTGCCAAGGCCTCGACCTGGTCGGTTGCGACCTGGTAGAAGTCTCGCCAGCGTACGACACCACCGGTAATACCTCGCTGTTGGGCGCCAACCTGCTGTACGAAATGCTCTGCGTACTGCCGGGCGTGGTCCATCGCTGA
- a CDS encoding cytosine permease yields MNNNNKEKSLSSIETNGVEQIPDHERDARPSDLFRLIFGGANTFATAVLGSFPVLFGLSFQAGVWAIVLGVVIGALILAPMGLFGPINGTNNAVSSGAHFGVHGRIVGSFLSLLTAIAFFSLSVWSSGDALVGGAKRLINLPETDLTLGLAYGLFALLVLTVCIYGFRFMLWVNRIAVWAASLLFLLGIFAFAPAFDSQYAGSVALGQAGFWAAFIGAALVAMSNPISFGAFLGDWSRYIPRDTPKGRIMLSVIAAQLATLIPFLFGLATATIVAVKAPDYIAANNYVGGLLAVSPSWFFLPVCLIAVIGGMSTGTTSLYGTGLDMSSVFPRVLSRVKATLLIGVMSIAFIFIGRFAANLVQSVSTFAVLIITCTTPWMVIMIIGLLVRRGFYCPDDLQVFTRGEKGGRYWFTHGWNWRGLGAWIPSALVGLCFVNLPGQFVGPLGNLAGGIDISLPVTLGLASLVYLTLLSLFPEPATVFGPNDPRSKGKDSLGKPALRQAA; encoded by the coding sequence ATGAATAACAACAACAAAGAAAAAAGCCTTAGCAGCATCGAAACAAACGGGGTCGAACAGATCCCGGATCATGAGCGCGACGCCAGACCCAGCGACCTGTTTCGCCTGATCTTCGGCGGTGCCAATACCTTTGCCACAGCGGTGCTCGGCAGTTTTCCCGTGCTGTTCGGCCTGTCCTTCCAGGCGGGTGTGTGGGCGATTGTGTTGGGCGTGGTGATCGGTGCGCTGATCCTGGCGCCGATGGGCCTGTTCGGACCGATCAACGGCACCAACAACGCCGTTTCCTCCGGTGCACACTTCGGCGTGCATGGACGAATCGTCGGCTCTTTCCTGTCACTGTTGACCGCTATCGCGTTCTTTTCGCTCTCCGTATGGAGTTCGGGCGATGCGCTGGTGGGCGGCGCCAAACGCCTGATCAACCTGCCGGAAACCGACCTCACCCTGGGCCTGGCGTACGGTCTGTTCGCGCTGCTGGTATTGACGGTGTGCATTTACGGCTTCCGCTTCATGCTGTGGGTCAACCGCATCGCGGTGTGGGCCGCCAGCCTGTTGTTCCTGCTCGGCATCTTCGCCTTCGCCCCGGCGTTCGACAGTCAATACGCCGGCAGCGTGGCCCTCGGTCAGGCGGGGTTCTGGGCGGCGTTCATCGGCGCGGCGCTGGTGGCCATGAGCAACCCGATTTCCTTCGGCGCGTTCCTCGGCGACTGGTCGCGTTACATCCCGCGTGATACGCCGAAAGGCCGGATCATGCTGTCGGTGATTGCCGCACAACTGGCCACGCTGATTCCGTTCCTGTTCGGCCTCGCCACCGCCACCATCGTGGCGGTCAAGGCACCGGACTACATCGCGGCCAACAACTACGTCGGCGGTCTGCTGGCAGTGTCACCGAGCTGGTTCTTCCTGCCGGTGTGCCTGATTGCGGTAATCGGCGGTATGTCCACCGGCACCACTTCGCTGTATGGCACCGGGCTGGACATGTCCAGCGTGTTCCCACGGGTGCTGTCGCGGGTCAAGGCAACGCTGCTGATCGGGGTGATGTCGATTGCCTTCATCTTCATCGGGCGCTTTGCGGCGAACCTGGTGCAGAGCGTGTCGACCTTCGCCGTGCTGATCATCACCTGCACCACTCCGTGGATGGTGATCATGATCATCGGCCTGTTGGTGCGTCGCGGCTTCTACTGCCCGGATGACCTGCAAGTGTTCACCCGTGGCGAGAAAGGCGGCCGTTACTGGTTCACCCACGGCTGGAACTGGCGTGGCCTGGGCGCCTGGATCCCGAGCGCGCTGGTGGGTTTGTGCTTCGTGAACCTGCCGGGGCAGTTTGTCGGGCCACTCGGGAATCTGGCGGGCGGTATCGACATCAGCCTGCCGGTGACCCTCGGCCTGGCCTCGCTGGTGTACCTGACGCTGCTGAGCCTGTTCCCGGAACCGGCCACGGTGTTCGGCCCCAACGATCCACGCAGCAAGGGCAAGGATTCGCTCGGTAAACCGGCGTTGCGCCAAGCCGCCTGA
- a CDS encoding nuclear transport factor 2 family protein: MSERDQVLNAAAELVSAFARNDREAYFGAFSVDASFVFYTLEQPLLSRDAYQALWDTWRAEDGFEVLSCTSSNAFVSLQGDVAIFIHDVATELRMQGEHHFSQERETIVFKKQTSGQEQQGLWLACHEHLSAMPEGLPPP; encoded by the coding sequence ATGAGCGAACGTGATCAGGTACTCAACGCTGCCGCCGAGCTGGTATCGGCCTTTGCCCGTAACGATCGCGAAGCCTACTTCGGCGCATTCAGCGTTGATGCCAGCTTCGTGTTCTACACCCTCGAGCAGCCCCTGCTGTCGCGCGATGCTTATCAGGCGTTGTGGGACACCTGGCGCGCCGAGGACGGCTTCGAGGTGCTGTCCTGCACCTCGAGCAACGCCTTCGTCAGCCTGCAAGGTGACGTGGCGATTTTCATCCATGACGTGGCCACCGAGCTGCGCATGCAAGGGGAGCATCACTTCAGCCAGGAGCGCGAGACGATTGTTTTCAAAAAACAGACGTCTGGCCAAGAACAACAAGGCCTATGGCTGGCCTGCCACGAACATTTGTCCGCCATGCCGGAAGGGCTGCCACCCCCTTAG